Proteins encoded in a region of the Thermococcus stetteri genome:
- a CDS encoding MoaD/ThiS family protein, with protein MVRIKLMGAFAHLAGARELEVRIEGRKTVDELLRELIPRYDEFKDKIIMINGHPARGDAEVEDGDELKVMPVLSGG; from the coding sequence ATGGTGCGGATAAAGCTGATGGGTGCTTTCGCCCACCTCGCTGGCGCGAGGGAGCTCGAGGTTAGGATCGAGGGGAGGAAAACCGTCGACGAGCTCCTCCGCGAGCTCATTCCGAGGTACGATGAATTCAAGGACAAGATCATAATGATAAACGGCCATCCAGCAAGGGGCGATGCGGAGGTCGAAGATGGGGACGAGCTCAAGGTAATGCCCGTCCTGAGCGGGGGGTAA
- a CDS encoding OsmC family protein, which produces MERLEYSARLKWDGNVGSEVKVRGFSFSIDTNTDGHNKGPNPTEYLLAAIGGCLTVNWGRLIKRMRLDVGEMEITVSGWRDREEPQLREITYRVRVVTSEPERKIMRVKELAEKYGTVFNTVGAEKIRGEV; this is translated from the coding sequence ATGGAGCGCCTCGAATATTCAGCCCGTCTCAAGTGGGACGGCAACGTGGGAAGTGAAGTGAAGGTGAGAGGGTTTTCATTCAGCATAGACACGAACACCGATGGTCATAACAAGGGACCAAACCCGACGGAATACCTCTTGGCCGCTATAGGCGGCTGTCTGACCGTCAACTGGGGAAGGTTAATCAAGAGGATGCGCCTTGACGTTGGGGAGATGGAGATAACCGTTTCGGGATGGAGGGACAGGGAGGAGCCCCAGCTTAGGGAGATAACCTACAGGGTTAGGGTGGTTACCAGCGAGCCGGAGAGGAAGATAATGCGCGTTAAAGAACTTGCCGAGAAGTATGGAACGGTTTTCAACACCGTTGGAGCGGAAAAGATAAGAGGAGAAGTTTAG
- a CDS encoding TRASH domain-containing protein, whose amino-acid sequence MTKLDDLDLKLIYLLMDNARLRISELAERLGVSRPTIRFRLEKLEKEGIIQGYTIKLNPELRRAHNVVALIVRTKNPEKMDEFEEIIEINRFTSTKYLIKVAVENMEELRKVIEGTGVEVIEVMPILESREKKLKPKIKVPFKCDYCGKEIVGEPIVYKYHNKVYFFCCPTCFREFKKARENLEKVKLSQEHEVKDAHDHQDHSHG is encoded by the coding sequence ATGACCAAATTAGACGATCTGGACCTAAAGCTCATATACCTTTTAATGGACAATGCGAGGCTGAGAATATCGGAGCTGGCGGAGAGGCTTGGAGTTAGCAGACCTACAATAAGATTTAGACTGGAGAAGCTCGAGAAGGAGGGAATAATCCAGGGTTACACAATAAAGCTAAATCCCGAACTTCGGAGGGCGCACAACGTGGTGGCCCTTATAGTTAGGACCAAAAACCCCGAGAAAATGGACGAGTTTGAGGAGATAATCGAGATAAACCGCTTTACGAGCACGAAGTACCTCATCAAGGTGGCCGTAGAAAATATGGAAGAGCTCAGGAAGGTCATTGAGGGCACTGGCGTGGAGGTCATTGAGGTAATGCCCATCCTTGAGAGCAGGGAAAAGAAGCTCAAACCAAAAATAAAGGTGCCCTTCAAGTGCGACTACTGCGGAAAGGAAATCGTTGGAGAGCCGATAGTTTACAAGTACCACAACAAGGTCTACTTCTTCTGCTGTCCCACCTGCTTTAGAGAGTTCAAGAAGGCAAGGGAAAACCTGGAGAAAGTTAAACTATCCCAGGAGCATGAGGTAAAGGATGCTCACGACCACCAGGATCACTCCCATGGCTAA
- a CDS encoding heavy metal translocating P-type ATPase, with protein MKITLKVNGMTCAMCVKTIEMALAQLEGVKAAKANLNSETVFVEFDESKVSLNQIIKAIEDVGYEVIRERRDAVIKIGGMTCAMCVKTVENAIKELPGVFEVNVNLATESARVSYNPALVTIEDIKKAVESVGYEFLGVEGEETHEIEKEVREKHIREMKRNLVVAWSVGIPLFISMQLKRFGIHIENLIYAQFLLATIAILYAGRGIFEKAYSSLRHKTLNMEVMYSLGIGSAYLTSVLATFGIIPEEFNFYEASVLLMAFLLLGRFLEERAKGRTSEAIKKLMGLQAKKATVVRDGKEIEVPISEVKVGDVAIVKPGERIPVDGVVVEGESYVDESMITGEPIPVLKKKGEKVIGGTINRNSVLKIKAEKVGRDTLLAQIIKLVEEAQNTKPPVQRLADKVVTYFIPSVLTIALLSFAYWYFIANKPLVFAFTTLLSVLVIACPCAFGLATPTALTVGIGKGAEMGILIKNGEVLEIARKATVVLFDKTGTLTKGQPEVTDIITFDMDEKELLRLAASAEKRSEHPLGEAIVRRAQELGLELQEPEEFEAVTGKGIKVKVDGKEILAGNRKLLKETGYLTEDIEEKLHKLEDEAKTAIIVAIDGKIVGVIGIADTIKEHAKEAIEELHRMGKKVGMITGDNRRTAEAIGKALGVDYVLAEVLPGDKANEVKKLQRKGEIVIFVGDGINDAPALAQADVGIAVGNATDIAMESGDIVLVRNDPRDVVKAIKLSQKTISKIKQNIFWAMFYNTVLIPFAAGLAFVLFGVTFKPEWAAGAMSLSSVSVVTNSLMLKRVRI; from the coding sequence GTGAAGATCACTCTTAAAGTTAATGGCATGACATGTGCCATGTGCGTTAAGACCATAGAGATGGCTTTGGCTCAACTGGAAGGTGTTAAAGCCGCAAAGGCCAACCTGAACAGCGAGACGGTCTTTGTTGAATTTGATGAGTCAAAAGTTAGTTTGAATCAGATCATCAAAGCCATAGAGGACGTTGGATATGAAGTCATCAGGGAGCGCAGGGATGCGGTGATAAAAATAGGTGGTATGACGTGCGCGATGTGCGTTAAAACCGTTGAAAACGCCATAAAAGAACTTCCCGGTGTTTTTGAGGTAAACGTTAATCTCGCAACCGAGAGCGCAAGGGTTTCATACAACCCAGCCCTTGTAACAATTGAGGACATCAAAAAGGCCGTTGAGAGCGTCGGCTACGAGTTTCTGGGCGTGGAAGGAGAGGAAACTCACGAGATAGAGAAGGAAGTGAGGGAAAAGCACATAAGGGAGATGAAGCGCAACCTTGTAGTAGCTTGGAGTGTTGGGATACCCCTGTTTATTTCCATGCAGCTAAAGAGGTTTGGGATTCACATCGAAAACCTGATCTATGCTCAGTTTCTTCTTGCGACGATAGCTATACTCTATGCTGGCAGGGGGATTTTCGAGAAGGCCTATTCTTCACTCAGACATAAGACCCTTAACATGGAGGTTATGTACTCTCTGGGCATAGGTTCCGCGTATTTGACGAGCGTTTTGGCCACATTCGGGATAATTCCAGAGGAGTTTAACTTTTACGAAGCGAGCGTTCTTCTTATGGCGTTCCTGCTCCTCGGAAGGTTCCTTGAGGAGAGGGCAAAGGGGAGAACGAGTGAGGCGATAAAGAAGCTCATGGGCCTCCAGGCAAAGAAAGCCACCGTTGTTAGGGACGGAAAGGAAATCGAGGTTCCGATTAGCGAGGTCAAAGTTGGGGATGTAGCTATTGTAAAGCCGGGTGAAAGGATTCCCGTTGATGGAGTGGTCGTGGAAGGGGAAAGCTACGTCGATGAGTCAATGATAACGGGCGAACCGATTCCGGTCCTCAAGAAGAAGGGGGAGAAGGTAATAGGCGGGACCATAAACAGGAACTCCGTCCTAAAGATTAAGGCGGAAAAAGTTGGTAGAGACACACTCCTCGCTCAGATAATAAAACTGGTCGAGGAAGCCCAAAACACGAAGCCTCCGGTGCAGAGACTGGCCGATAAGGTCGTGACGTACTTCATTCCGTCGGTGCTCACGATAGCCCTCCTTTCCTTTGCCTACTGGTACTTCATAGCCAACAAGCCATTGGTGTTTGCCTTTACCACTCTCCTCAGCGTTCTCGTTATAGCGTGCCCGTGCGCCTTTGGTTTAGCAACCCCAACGGCTTTAACGGTGGGAATAGGCAAGGGGGCTGAAATGGGAATATTAATCAAAAACGGGGAAGTGCTTGAGATTGCAAGAAAGGCCACGGTTGTGCTCTTCGACAAAACTGGAACTCTCACAAAAGGACAGCCTGAAGTCACGGATATAATAACCTTTGACATGGATGAAAAAGAACTCTTAAGGCTGGCAGCATCAGCAGAGAAGCGTTCGGAGCACCCGCTTGGGGAAGCAATTGTTAGAAGGGCTCAAGAGCTTGGTCTTGAGCTTCAGGAACCCGAAGAATTTGAGGCAGTTACTGGAAAGGGCATCAAGGTCAAAGTGGATGGAAAAGAAATACTTGCCGGAAACAGAAAGTTACTCAAGGAAACCGGATATCTGACAGAGGATATCGAAGAAAAGCTTCATAAACTTGAAGATGAGGCAAAAACGGCCATAATTGTGGCTATAGACGGCAAGATAGTAGGAGTTATCGGAATCGCAGACACAATAAAGGAGCATGCAAAAGAAGCTATTGAAGAACTTCACAGAATGGGCAAGAAGGTCGGAATGATAACCGGTGACAACAGAAGGACGGCAGAGGCGATAGGGAAGGCCCTTGGAGTGGACTACGTTTTAGCTGAGGTTTTGCCCGGAGATAAGGCCAACGAGGTCAAGAAGCTCCAGAGGAAAGGGGAGATAGTGATTTTCGTTGGCGATGGAATAAACGATGCTCCGGCTCTGGCGCAGGCTGATGTGGGAATAGCGGTTGGAAACGCAACCGATATAGCCATGGAGAGTGGAGACATAGTTTTGGTTAGGAACGATCCAAGGGACGTTGTGAAGGCCATAAAGCTCAGCCAGAAGACAATATCAAAGATAAAGCAGAACATATTCTGGGCAATGTTCTACAACACGGTACTCATCCCTTTCGCGGCGGGGCTCGCATTTGTGCTCTTTGGTGTAACTTTTAAACCCGAGTGGGCCGCTGGAGCCATGAGTTTGAGCAGCGTGAGCGTTGTCACAAACTCCCTCATGCTCAAGCGTGTTAGGATTTGA
- a CDS encoding thioredoxin family protein, producing the protein MIEEYVGKIDFSRGKVVLWFSIPGCPPCRLVESFMEELSEEFKEIAIIHVDAEKWGELVERFGILNVPTLVYLKDGKELTRQNLIRTKEEVLLKFEELRET; encoded by the coding sequence ATGATCGAGGAATATGTTGGGAAGATAGATTTCAGCAGGGGAAAAGTCGTGCTGTGGTTTTCAATTCCGGGTTGCCCTCCATGCAGGTTAGTTGAGAGCTTTATGGAAGAGCTCAGCGAGGAGTTTAAGGAGATAGCCATTATCCACGTGGACGCTGAGAAGTGGGGCGAGCTGGTTGAGAGGTTCGGCATTCTGAATGTTCCTACACTCGTTTACCTCAAAGATGGGAAAGAGCTCACAAGGCAAAATCTCATAAGAACCAAGGAGGAGGTTCTACTAAAATTTGAAGAACTTCGTGAGACTTAG
- a CDS encoding SagB/ThcOx family dehydrogenase, which produces MRIELPAPRLKGEMSVEEAINLRKSVRRYREELLTLEQLSQLLWAAYGINAWGKRTSPSAGACYPFEVYVAVSNVEGLKPGLYHYDGKTHSLELVREGDINKPLAKACLGQRHVETAPINIVVVAHYERTTGRYGERGYRYVHMDSGHMGQNIYLQVTALNLGTVAVGAFIDEEVKRVMDVPGEPLYIFPVGVLEG; this is translated from the coding sequence ATGAGGATTGAACTTCCCGCCCCAAGGCTTAAGGGAGAAATGAGCGTCGAGGAAGCGATAAACCTGAGGAAGAGCGTGAGGAGGTACAGAGAGGAGCTGTTAACCCTCGAACAACTCTCCCAGCTTCTCTGGGCCGCTTATGGAATAAACGCCTGGGGTAAAAGGACTTCTCCAAGCGCAGGTGCTTGCTACCCCTTTGAGGTCTATGTGGCGGTTTCAAATGTGGAGGGCCTTAAGCCCGGTCTCTATCACTACGATGGGAAAACTCACAGCTTAGAGCTCGTGAGAGAAGGGGATATAAACAAACCCCTGGCGAAAGCATGCTTAGGCCAGAGACACGTGGAAACAGCTCCGATAAACATCGTCGTAGTGGCACACTACGAGAGGACGACGGGGAGATACGGGGAGAGAGGATATAGGTACGTGCACATGGATTCAGGCCACATGGGGCAGAACATCTACCTTCAAGTTACCGCCCTGAACCTTGGAACCGTTGCCGTCGGGGCCTTCATTGATGAGGAGGTCAAAAGAGTAATGGATGTGCCCGGAGAGCCTTTATACATCTTCCCCGTTGGGGTTCTAGAAGGTTAG
- a CDS encoding bile acid:sodium symporter, with protein sequence MQVATNDLIILFAFAPIVGFLMGLNEVPVPYDTLLLSVILFVVIPLTAGYFSRRHILKTKGPEWFEREFLPKLNSISIVGLLLTLILLFSFQGKIILENPLHIVLIAIPLTIQTYFIFAIAYGWSWLWKLPHKVAAPASFIGASNFFELAVAVAIALFGLESGAALATVVGVLEEVPIMLSLVWIANKTRGLFTAKFEAGSAAPVIAEE encoded by the coding sequence GTGCAGGTTGCAACGAATGACCTCATAATCCTCTTCGCCTTTGCCCCGATAGTCGGCTTCCTCATGGGCCTCAATGAGGTTCCCGTTCCATACGACACGCTCCTCCTCTCGGTGATTCTCTTTGTAGTCATCCCGCTGACTGCCGGCTACTTTTCGAGGAGACACATCCTCAAAACGAAGGGCCCGGAGTGGTTCGAGCGCGAGTTCCTTCCAAAGCTTAACAGCATTTCAATAGTTGGCCTCCTTCTCACGCTGATACTCCTCTTCTCCTTCCAGGGGAAGATAATCCTTGAGAATCCTCTCCACATAGTCCTCATAGCGATTCCACTGACAATACAGACGTACTTCATCTTTGCAATAGCCTATGGCTGGAGCTGGCTCTGGAAGCTCCCGCACAAGGTTGCAGCTCCGGCTTCCTTCATAGGAGCAAGCAACTTCTTTGAGCTGGCCGTGGCGGTCGCCATAGCTCTCTTCGGCCTCGAAAGCGGAGCTGCTTTGGCCACGGTTGTGGGTGTTTTGGAGGAAGTGCCCATAATGCTGAGCCTCGTGTGGATAGCCAACAAGACAAGAGGCCTGTTCACGGCGAAATTCGAGGCGGGAAGTGCAGCACCGGTAATTGCAGAGGAATAG
- a CDS encoding arsenate reductase ArsC, whose translation MEEKLILFVCVKNSARSQMAEAFFNHFNDDPRFKAMSAGTEPADEIDPLAKKAMEEIGIPLDGQYPKLYTEEMADKAYIVITMGCLDKCPYAPPEKTWDWGLEDPYGKPVEKYREVRDEIKKRVLKLIEDLKAGKSREEIIGRNGLFTL comes from the coding sequence ATGGAAGAAAAGCTCATCCTCTTCGTCTGCGTGAAAAACTCCGCAAGGAGCCAGATGGCAGAGGCTTTCTTCAACCACTTCAACGACGACCCAAGGTTTAAAGCAATGAGCGCTGGGACGGAGCCAGCTGATGAGATAGATCCTTTAGCAAAGAAGGCCATGGAGGAGATTGGAATCCCCCTTGATGGTCAGTACCCGAAGCTCTACACGGAGGAAATGGCCGATAAAGCCTACATCGTCATCACGATGGGCTGTCTTGACAAGTGCCCGTACGCCCCGCCGGAGAAGACGTGGGACTGGGGGCTTGAAGATCCCTACGGAAAACCGGTAGAGAAGTACCGGGAAGTGAGGGACGAGATAAAGAAGCGCGTGCTAAAGCTCATCGAAGACCTGAAGGCCGGAAAGAGCAGGGAAGAGATAATCGGAAGAAACGGCCTTTTCACTCTTTGA
- a CDS encoding winged helix-turn-helix domain-containing protein: MPRWMMGEMRNLKSLMMLLKPLLAEPRRSIIRILSDGVKGTNEIYRALQERGLEMPRSTLYYHLSALEDAGIIEMAGYREEGGGAPEKLWKLKVRKIGIDLVSGEIFKE; the protein is encoded by the coding sequence ATGCCGAGGTGGATGATGGGTGAGATGAGAAACCTGAAGAGCCTGATGATGCTTCTGAAACCCCTCTTGGCGGAGCCGAGGAGGAGCATCATCAGAATTTTGAGCGATGGAGTTAAGGGGACGAACGAAATTTACAGGGCCCTCCAGGAGAGGGGTTTGGAGATGCCGCGCTCCACCCTCTATTACCACCTTTCAGCCCTTGAGGACGCGGGAATAATCGAGATGGCCGGTTACAGAGAGGAAGGCGGCGGCGCCCCGGAAAAGCTCTGGAAGCTGAAGGTTAGGAAAATCGGGATAGACCTTGTCAGCGGGGAGATATTCAAAGAGTGA
- a CDS encoding sulfite exporter TauE/SafE family protein, with protein sequence MIGVAILTYILASIFAIAGMGAAGVLIPNYIAMGLSVHAAMLLGLTQNTAELTVATGLNWKRGLIEWRKVARVFVPAALFVPLGAYINIHIPRVLVLVAFALFLLFAIYRMLSSEKAGDRDGWKTYLLGAVEGFTAGLIGMDAAPIALIAFSYLFGNPKKVSANTAATALGVSSVTLLTYLALLPSIPIATGTLVAIATAGFLGGVTGAVLMHRIKPLYVRYTMLAILGLAFIEIAAKIFTAEIPKTLYAISVGAVLAGLLGFLYSAGKSSWEGKSSPPRDPFVVL encoded by the coding sequence ATGATTGGTGTTGCTATCCTCACTTACATCCTCGCGAGCATCTTTGCAATAGCAGGGATGGGAGCGGCTGGAGTGCTCATACCAAACTACATAGCGATGGGTCTGAGCGTTCACGCGGCCATGCTCCTCGGACTGACGCAGAACACAGCGGAGCTTACCGTGGCAACCGGGCTGAACTGGAAGAGAGGGCTGATTGAATGGAGGAAAGTTGCCAGGGTTTTCGTTCCAGCGGCCCTCTTTGTCCCGCTGGGTGCTTACATAAACATCCATATCCCGAGGGTGCTCGTCCTCGTGGCGTTCGCGCTCTTCCTGCTCTTCGCAATCTACCGCATGCTCTCCTCGGAGAAAGCCGGAGATAGAGACGGGTGGAAGACCTACCTGCTCGGAGCGGTTGAGGGCTTCACGGCCGGGCTGATAGGAATGGATGCCGCCCCGATAGCCCTCATAGCGTTCTCCTACCTCTTCGGCAACCCGAAGAAGGTTTCGGCCAACACTGCCGCGACCGCCCTCGGCGTTTCGAGCGTCACCCTGCTGACGTATCTGGCGCTCCTGCCGAGCATACCCATAGCGACAGGAACCCTGGTGGCAATAGCGACTGCCGGCTTCCTTGGCGGCGTAACTGGAGCGGTCTTGATGCACAGGATAAAGCCGCTCTACGTCCGCTACACGATGCTCGCCATACTCGGCCTGGCCTTCATTGAGATAGCGGCCAAGATATTCACGGCAGAAATTCCGAAGACGCTCTACGCCATCAGCGTTGGGGCGGTGCTGGCAGGCCTGCTGGGGTTCCTCTATTCAGCGGGGAAAAGCTCCTGGGAGGGAAAGTCCTCCCCGCCTCGTGACCCTTTCGTTGTTCTGTAA